A stretch of DNA from Polyodon spathula isolate WHYD16114869_AA chromosome 4, ASM1765450v1, whole genome shotgun sequence:
ACATTGCATAATTTTAGAAACCAGTTCTTCTTTCTTGTCCTTTGCCTTGACAGAAATGCCACGCATCTTCAGCCAGGCTTGAAGAGTAACGCTATTAACCTTTAAAAgctacaaacaaaataacaatattaaaccTCATTCACCTCATAAAAAACATGCATATGAATATGAAGCCTGGCAAGGGGTGACCcaagagcagtggttcccaacctttttcaatgtagggaccaccttggtgtttggatttttcccacagaccacttgccacgcattttttcacaacagcattttgaaagtaattttatatgtatatctataagtacatgtagaaaatacagtatttatataacatacataacttaatgagattcctgggcatGAATCTTCACTACCAATTCATCAACgaatgttgtcattttatgcACTGAAAGTTGTTGATGGCAGaattcctgtttcttttgtttaaaaaagtttttttttttccccacactcTGAATATTTTGTAGATAAATGGCTACTCAATTTTGCAggattaagagttttgtttgacaaaacctcctgacaaataatgcactggggatGGGGTCATCCTAGCTACCTCGcgtagcaaattaatctatccatttctaatgCGACTTACTGCACTCACCGACTCGCCAACTTCgctcgatgtacatataaaaaacacaccgGAATGCGAAGACAAGGttggtgggaagcaatttgaaatattatatatatatatatatatatatatatatatatatatatatatatatatatatatatatatatatatatatatatatatgcaactgtacaggatgttacataccacttctggtgggctgtggTGTGTAAATTAAACTGGATTGGTAGCACAGTCAATAGGATTTATaccattttggttaaatatggcTGCGTCaaaacagactgtacacattactTCCAGCAGtgtttccttttggcatatagccCTGTGAGACATTCAACCCAAAATAACAGTGATAttcctatatccctggcaacactgtagaaCATTTCACATTGTTGAAAATTAGAAGTACTAATACTGTGGTTTTAATGGTTGTTTGTtggttttaatttagtcattccaatCGAGTTAGGAGTATTCAATGCAGTGCACCACTTAGtcagtatttgtttcacataagaaagctgtttcagttaaatgGCGGCTTTGAAGGTGATGCTTGGCactgcatcaaagggagctgtgatattaatttataaatacacctgtaataataataaaaacagataaaaaggggcaaaatgcagaatatatatatatatacagccaaactcagctaacaagctaacaaggtgaggttgctgaagacagtttactgcaagactgagcacagcaacaagacacaaggtagttatactgcatcagcaaggtctctcccaggcagaaatttcaaggcagacaggggtttccagatgtgttgtccaagctcttttgaagaagcacaaagaaacgggcaacgttgaggaccgttaTTTCAGTTGGGTAAAGTAAGGTCTGTCCTTACTTCTGgtatatgtatttttgttattttaaccctttgtggtccatttattcagcacctatCATGCGCGtaaggtccaatttattttcacacaagctgtttattttacatgcgccgtttaaaagtaattttattaaaaataaaacaggtttaaaaggcactgcatatcaacaggacactcagtactgcatctccagccctgccccactccttctTTGCTGTAATTATCACATATCTCTCCacagtagtgcatactgataaatcctctcctgatcactcgttttatcaccgactcctcaataatgctatccaagtcattattttattactctcaaaaagcttggcaaatgtctgtgattttctttgagcactggatgcagtaGCCGCTATCGTATTTgcttatgtctgtggtgaaggaacTATGGCTATTGCTCATATCCgcctccgttttttttttttttttttagacttctCTCGACTTCTATCGGCCTCTCTTGGCCACTGAAAgcttttctcggctttttctggagaaaaaacgactagagacctgtgcttgacgtcttttgatgatgtcggacagggtccgacatcgaaccggaaaggaaaaattgtagtGTCGGACCTGGTCCTACATAGAACCGCAAAAGgttaatacagtgttacatataatggctttgattgTTATGCAAATGATAGATTACtcaaaatgctatatatatatatatatatatatatatatatatatatatatatatatatatatatatatatttatatacaaatattttgttttaaaacaaaaaaataaaatgcgttttttgttttaattttcaaaaactgGCATTCTCCCAATGGCCTTAGGTTACCTGCCACTGTACCCATATGGTCTTTAAAATTTTTTGAATTAACAGCATATAAGGCTTTTGTTATACCTGATTATTTCTTGCATACTCTTCCACATCCACATCTTGAACAGCAGCTTTTGCTCTAGGTTTCTTTGGTTTCGATTCCAACCCACTTTCCTATTTACCAGAAAGTAAAAAAGTCACATAGTTAAGTTAATCGCTGTTTTTAATTCTCAACAtaacataatgaaaaacaaacgtTCCATGCACCTATAGCTCCTTGCAGATATGATTTAGATGCACATGTTAGGTACTGAACAAAGCTactttacagttaaaaaaaaaaaaaaacctgtgatgCCACATAATTACCTTAAAGAAAAATGATTACCTGCCAAACGTATTATCAGCACAAGCAACACAGTGCATTTGGGACAAACTTTGCATATCAATCCAGGCAATAACGATCACACAGTACACACCTGAGGTTTTCTCTTAACagtctcatttttcttttcaggcTGTGTTACCAGAGGCCCTGAGCCCTTGTTTTTTGCAAGAACTGTTCCAATTTGATTGGACCGGTTTTGTGTAAACACATCTGTACTCTaagataaaagaacaaaaaagttaatttgtAGAAAACAGCTGTGAAACTCACTACTTGTGCTGCTATCTAGGATACAGTAGACACAAGAAGATCCTccagatttttattattatttttttaatatacagtagtgaCAAAGACATAAGATACTACAAAACACTACGTTTTCTATCTACTTaatagactttttaaaaacaacaaattaaatgtgtattttcccTACTGCacagaaaacatattttgtacaAAACAATCCCCAAAACAGCACAAGCAATTTCATTTGACCTCCTGCACAGCTCATTTAATACCAACACACATTTTCCCTTGACTTTCATGACACTGAGACAGAAGTGGGTGTTCCTAGGCAAAGTAAAGGCTTTGCATGGAAACACTGGAAGGTAACAGGGTAGATGTTTTTAGGGCCAACCTGGGTGTCCAGAAAAAAGGACTAATTACATAAATGTATCCCAGTCACCGTACAAGTCGCAGATATGAGTGATAGGTCAGAAATTGGGTTGAACCAAACACTTTTGGCAGGAGTGTTTAGTTGTAGACTATAGTGCACATGAATTGAGGATGAAACTTGAATTAAAGTTCTGACCCTCACTATTGTAACAGCTGAATAGAGATAATGGCAAATAAACATATTCAGTGTGttgtaaaagataaaaaatgtACCAATATATTTAACTGCATGTTTAATTTCACAGTGAACTTCACTGATGAAATATGCAGGAATATGCTGAAAATTTTTAACTAAGTCATTCTGGACTGTGAGTGAAGTATACGTATACTTTGTAGTGCCAGATGTATAAACAAAAACCGGCAGGATGTATTTTAAAAATCGTCCTGGTCCTGGCTCTTATCACTAGCAGGTGGATATgcaagtaacaaaataataatacacatttttttaaaataataataatacacaatgtcAAAACACTTTAACTTCTCAATAGTTTGTATTCATTCAAGGAATAATTTTGAGGCTAGATCTTTTTCATACTTTCTAAGACTTGGGAACTGAACAATGATACTCTGCTTGATTTCTCTCTAAATCTGGAGGCCCAGTTTACAAGCATTCCTTACTTTGAAGCTGACCTTGCTGAGAGGTTTTGTGATTTACTCACCTTACCATCACAGCCAAACTTCTGAAGACCTGGAGTTAGTGCCTTATTTGTGCTAAACTGTGGTCGTAACATTCCAGGTTTCCCCTTGAATAAAGCATTCCCATTGCTAGTAAATGAAGGATGAGATGTAGGATTTCCTGAATACTTGGTTGTAGGTTGTTGCTGTGCTAAAGCAGATTTGGTATTAGTCACACTAGGCACTGGCCTCTGAAGGTAGGAAGTGCCTGGTTTCTCCATTACCCCTACATTATTCCCAGATATGAGGGATGCTGCTGCAAAGCTCTGTTGTCTCTTCTCTGCCAGGATTTTCGTGACATTAACGTTAAGCTGCAAAATGTTGTTCTTGAATATCGGAATTATTTTGCTTTCACTCCTGGCTTGGAGAGGGGTAGATGAGTTAGATGGCTGTGTGAAATGACCGTTTATTGGTGTGCTATTTCTTTGAATCTCAGTAGCAAATGTTGACCTTTCTGAATATTTCTCTGCCGACAACATAGTTAGCTGTGAGCTGCAGTACACCCTCTGCTGGCTGAATGGAAGCCCCAGTGCAGTCCCCTCTGAACAGCTCTGATGAATGTTGGTAGGAAGCTGTGTTAGAGCAGGTCTGTAGTTAGCCTTAGTCGTGAGATTTGCTGGCCTGGAACATGATCCCTTTAATACaataaagtgaaaaaataaaaatattaattacatatttgaaacaaatgcataaatgtggagaaaaatacaaaacgtttaaataaacaagtgctTTTTTGGTAACCAACATTTTCTAGAGAATTAAAAGGTTATTGGCCCATTgaataatttactctccaattttgTACTAATTGCGGCTGATCCTGTGGCGAGTACGACGGGCAGTAAtaaactagtacgcaagttaataccaattgccaCGAACTAAGCAGCTCCAGATAGTCACCAGGTGCGTATTAAAAATGTtctcattggaaaaaaaaacgaaaagtaACAAGTGTTGCCTTCTAGAGGAtactaaaacacagtacaaagtTAGTCCAGCAGTCTTTCGACTAAAGAATTGTTGTATCTTACTAATGAGCCAAAATGTACTGCCAaatttttataaaactgaactAATCATAACCAAAATTAATATATGAAATAAATTCAAGTCTTCTGAACAACACATATGCTACCAAACCAACATCATTCTTATTCAACTTGAGCATATTAGATctatattatttgaatatattctcatttatttaatgatgttaaagtcgaatgaaacctgctgaataatgttacgttaacagaTTAAATTATACTATTAAGAAATTGACATTTCAGAATCGAACATGAAATATTgttgtactattatggcttccagtagactttttagtgatatcattttgttgtttgcctgttttccactgtacaaccgagcccTCACGGTGCAGTTAAGGGGAGCTTgagttgtttttccactgcagagccgagctgtGTTACTCATGTGttaagacagttgttattaattattattaattaactgtTTGCCAAAAGCTGCACAAGCAAATGGTGTTAAAAAATTACTAGACCAATGGTACAGCCGTATTTTGTAAATATCCCGGTTAAGGGTAGTTGTTGTTTTTCctagttgttttttgttcgggtgctttaaaaaaaaaaaaaaaaaaaaaaactgtgtgagCGCAACGAGAGCCGTAGTTGTAGGTATGGTacaactgtacagtattttattttactatttttgtaaataagctttgaattgttttatttgtgtctttttcatattaatataataaaggtcaaggatgagaaatttggtagaaatGCGTTTTTGAGTGTGCGAGTTAAGTGTGCCGTACCcacggtttatgtccatttgcttcaaatcatcagaaattcAGACATAAATTTTCTTATTTctgactccagatcttcctgaacacgtCCATCTACCCACAGAGAAACTaaagcctgcacttcctcagcgccCCAAGGCTGTatttttctctcatcacactcactacccgccatgtttgttgtttttctttctggagtgtactgactgatacAACGTAATTACGAAAATCCTTAAACCCGCCCCTGGCCCAACTGGACTCGcagccggattcagatgtcttgtgaggctggagtttTACGTTTTGCTTCTTGCTCGGATCGATAAATGTCCAATGGAGAAACACCTGTATCCGTACCATACTGAGCCCTCACGAGTTGGTTGGGCATGGTATGACTCGGGGAGTGCTCACCAACACAGTTACCTCTTCCCCACATTCTAATGTATTACATAATTATTTtctgattattgttttttttttttttttttttaattatatctcaatcctaaaaatcTAGGTGTTGcaatatatcatcatcatcatcatcatcctttttcaatccactgcgggatgaaggcctccccaagattcttccacaaaagcctgtctgcctTGTCTCTCATTCATGTTGCTCCaacgtgtttcctaatttcatcttgccatcttcctagaggtcttcttcttggtcactatatatctcttgggatccagt
This window harbors:
- the LOC121313836 gene encoding uncharacterized protein C18orf63-like: MNGINLQSLFFVSLPDLRKLCGVKVSLLCDPSDGDARNKQMKMCRELLFLYPDLLVSPVPGTCSEITVIMAITFFKSGSIQAYTQRHEAKMDSPQRVLPGMLQTCLSYTLIAKLAPNWNKAGHLLIQVMELNVTEAQLCISLEAYTIRLPPAKLEDFDISMGIVKNFFNNRNAVIQKYSIPSNWCYILPSMKMGQIISVSHTISLDCPFQSYEDIQNHWNSLYGYRLPHINEEDVVYCSVYFKLIGERLFTYPFCCIRSLPVQHFPRVNLEEVLSLFVSELKAKLQHLCGLPVKMTSKPCYSTSNLTNPHSEGSCSRPANLTTKANYRPALTQLPTNIHQSCSEGTALGLPFSQQRVYCSSQLTMLSAEKYSERSTFATEIQRNSTPINGHFTQPSNSSTPLQARSESKIIPIFKNNILQLNVNVTKILAEKRQQSFAAASLISGNNVGVMEKPGTSYLQRPVPSVTNTKSALAQQQPTTKYSGNPTSHPSFTSNGNALFKGKPGMLRPQFSTNKALTPGLQKFGCDGKSTDVFTQNRSNQIGTVLAKNKGSGPLVTQPEKKNETVKRKPQESGLESKPKKPRAKAAVQDVDVEEYARNNQLLKVNSVTLQAWLKMRGISVKAKDKKEELVSKIMQCISEP